The Salvia miltiorrhiza cultivar Shanhuang (shh) chromosome 1, IMPLAD_Smil_shh, whole genome shotgun sequence genome has a window encoding:
- the LOC131006005 gene encoding uncharacterized protein LOC131006005: MYADMLICRLHSSSFLLNSNPPRLRTSAAPSGVRHHHHQTACLRLRPPFTTRLPYATADRSTTDPAPSRLHSAPSPTAGPPRLFSPELSRYHRRLQLLLVRCIGAHVLNKYRNRLLPERVQALICTRNWLHGYSDDCEDDEQEDMEQVGAPNVINVEEDCYSNI; encoded by the exons ATGTATGCTGATATGCTTATCTGCCGCCTCCATTCTTCATCTTTCCTACTCAATTCAAATCCGCCTCGCCTCCGTACATCAGCCGCGCCGTCCGGcgtccgccaccaccaccaccagacAGCGTGTCTCCGCCTCCGGCCTCCCTTCACAACGCGGCTCCCTTACGCCACTGCCGACCGGTCTACCACCGACCCGGCACCATCGCGCCTCCACTCTGCTCCCTCTCCCACCGCCGGTCCGCCGCGCCTCTTCTCACCTGAGTTGAGCCGCTACCACCGCCGTCTGCAGCTGCTTCTAGTCCGCTG CATTGGAGCACATGTTTTGAACAAGTACAGGAATAGGCTTCTTCCCGAAAGAGTTCAAGCTCTTATTTGCACACGTAATTGGTTACATGGATATTCCGATG atTGTGAAGATGATGAGCAAGAAGACATGGAACAAGTTGGAGCACCGAATGTTATTAACGTTGAAGAAGATTGTTACTCAAACATTTAg
- the LOC131005933 gene encoding glucan endo-1,3-beta-glucosidase 13-like, giving the protein MPSLHLITSILLLLSAAAAATTIGVTYNPSAPNLPPPERVVSTLQSLRISAVRLLDPSPAAVRAFAYTNITLLLTVPNHLIPSFAANRSAAALWLRSHVLPYHPRTRISLISAGSDVITTTSAASDPTADPSTTLLPAIRNLRLALFDLGIRTISVSTTFSFIDIMTTSFPPSTAEFQEPIGSLVVRPLLQFLDETNSSFLINLYPYNIFKINSEIPVGFVLFQEHPFNFRDDVVTGVRYRNLFDMMVDAIVAAMAVSGQENVPVIVTETGWPSQPEAQDAGNYAEMYLRGLLRHLRSGLGTPLRKEGAAEAYVYELFDQKSTFNNTNGTNSDASMSGRAAGGKQWGIMYPNMTMKYRVHFSDAPRNLDKRFDRLINLAYLLLVLLNWKVMRS; this is encoded by the coding sequence ATGCCTTCTCTCCACCTCATCACTTCCATCCTCCTCCTCctttccgccgccgccgccgccaccaccataGGCGTCACGTACAACCCCTCCGCCCCCAACCTCCCCCCGCCTGAACGCGTAGTCTCCACGCTCCAATCCCTCCGTATCTCCGCCGTCCGCCTCCTCGATCCGTCCCCCGCCGCCGTCCGCGCCTTCGCCTACACCAACATCACCCTCCTCCTCACCGTCCCCAACCACCTCATCCCCTCCTTCGCCGCCAATCgctccgccgccgccctctgGCTCCGCTCGCACGTCCTCCCCTACCACCCCCGCACTCGCATCTCCCTGATCTCCGCCGGCTCCGACGTCATCACCACCACCTCCGCCGCCTCCGATCCCACCGCCGACCCCTCCACCACCCTCCTCCCGGCCATACGCAACCTCCGCCTCGCCCTATTCGACCTCGGCATCCGCACCATCTCCGTCTCCACCACCTTCTCCTTCATCGACATCATGACGACGTCGTTTCCCCCTTCCACCGCCGAATTCCAGGAGCCGATCGGATCGCTCGTCGTCCGCCCCTTGCTCCAGTTCCTCGACGAAACCAACTCCTCCTTCCTCATCAACCTCTACCCCTACAACATCTTCAAAATCAACTCCGAAATTCCGGTCGGATTCGTTCTATTTCAGGAGCATCCGTTCAATTTCCGTGACGACGTGGTCACCGGAGTGAGATACCGGAACTTGTTCGACATGATGGTCGACGCCATCGTCGCCGCCATGGCGGTGTCAGGGCAGGAGAATGTGCCGGTGATCGTGACGGAGACCGGGTGGCCGAGCCAGCCGGAGGCGCAGGACGCCGGAAACTACGCCGAGATGTACCTGAGAGGGCTACTGAGGCATCTGCGATCTGGATTGGGAACGCCTCTGAGGAAGGAAGGGGCGGCGGAGGCTTATGTCTATGAGCTGTTCGATCAGAAGAGTACCTTCAACAATACGAATGGTACAAACAGTGATGCGTCGATGAGTGGCCGCGCCGCCGGAGGGAAACAATGGGGGATCATGTACCCTAACATGACGATGAAGTACAGGGTCCATTTCTCCGATGCGCCGCGGAATCTTGATAAAAGGTTCGATCGCCTGATTAATCTAGCTTACCTTCTGCTCGTGTTGCTCAATTGGAAAGTAATGAGAAGTTAG